The segment ataatcatgcatgctcacgctagactgcaattacacttgaacaataattgaataataataacaagtggaggccgtgtatgacccggagcacacgaacatgttgataaaaaggctgcacgcactctcagggtcacgtccatccatgggacggggtgaccatggctcacacgcaaaacagccttaaaatggagtgaacctgttgctaaagaactgcacgCACTCCCAGGGTCagttgtagataaaacagaatattgagactaacatgtctcacacaaacggtctcaagtatgcagtgaactcatgaacaacaggagacgtgatgatccgagagcctgaagggatggacatccctgtgctccaatggggctctccgaaggtcataaacatgGAGCCGCCTCcttcatagtgaaccaatcaagaatgctcttaaagactatatattcgGTTCCACTCGGTTCCGctttgtattaagcgccctttcattgctgttgctagacagattgaaacaggtccgtgcacgtatgactgcaggactgaatactcctgtcaccaATAaccattgtcatattgctttgattaaagtctcaagtctgatcccttccttgtagtcaatgcggtggactgggcctgaggactttgaaagctttacggtactggtggcagaacgattactcccgtagttcgcgctgagatcgctacccagctctaGCGCATGCTCCCTCTCAgggtaaacattacattacaccgcgcaaacaacgccagagctacgtgctcccccgtggagcggtactttaaacagtgctttacttaaccagacgctgcgctagcatcacatagaGGACGGCCGGATAAATGCTAACCGGGGTATAGCTTTGCATCGCggagcttcagctgagcgtGTCGTTACGTTAGCAGTTTAACGTGGATGGGGAGCGCCGACTTGCCTTACCGCGTGTTAGCCTTTTGAGAGGCTGAATGCTGcgtgtttcccaggcgttggagatgaaggagattcccgtcctcgatgtcccgcagtagctggagagcccgtCCGGGGTGTAGCGCTCTCCCGGTTAGCCCGCGTAGCGGGTACGTGTCGCTCCCTCCTCCTTAACAACAACCCgactgtttatgccctggctcttaataaagcacttgtagtttggcttcttacttatttgtacgctcttgcttcttgttctgtaccctctgctgaatcCATTTATTGTGCCTTGGATTATCTCTTATGGTGAATGACGTACATAAAACATAATGGTCTGTTTCCGATTCACTCCGCccgtctgccagctgtgagccttacccactcacacctgggcagaggaggcttggtaccgcgctcttacgtttagcatgactgcttcctgctgcgcctcgtaggcgagtgctactacaccggtacctcggcgggctgcacgacggctcagattattgatttagtttctcCACAATCGATCATCGTCCAATCGGAGTTTGGAGTTTACCGCAACACTGTGGTGCCGGACCCGCTAATTGcacgctttgctttgcttcgcctcgcttcagctacatgctgaaatgacagctgacgccaacagagaggagaacactttttaaagattgacaacgacaacgtgattggtttaaggaaacagtgtgtagaatctgagtgGTTActcaaatgtgcacgcccccaatcagctgatagagcaattacaaaggaggcaaacagagtcagaccggttgtcttcctgactgaatttgcgcttaagctacatttacaTGGGCGTAAATattcttttattaattaaatatataaagatTCAGGCCTGTGTTTCCTGAACAAAGCTTGCAACAGTTATTACAATTATGTGCACTTAAATGTAATAACTGTAACCCCTGTAATGGGTTGAAGTTCAGCAGAGTTTGTTGAGAAttcaaaagaaatattttgcactaacattattatttattgtgcaAAAGTGTTCTAAAAAATAAACCTCCAACTTTTAATTGGGATGAAGCTTCAGATTTGAAATGTAAAATCATTCCAAAACCTCACTAGGCATAAAAAAACAGTGCAGTTCACATTTAAGGATGAACTAGAACCTTCAGATACATGAAGTCTCAGATTTTGGAATATAATATCTCTAAAccattattatgttttatttcaaattggCCCTTGTTAATACCCATAATCTTTCTGTAAGATGTCATAATGGTTCACATTAAGTACATATGAGGTACATTTTCCTACTTGGTGATAATTGTTTAGTCAAATCATACAACATAGATCTCACAAGAACAAAGTCAGAGCAGCATACTTACTGATTGAGATCCTTGTTGTGACGTTGCCGTTTCTGTAAACAGTTTCAGAGCCAATGCGTTCTTTTTCCTTCACACTTCTCTGTTCAGTTCCACAGTAGTAGAGTCCCTCATCAGAATCAGTGATGTTCATGATCAGCAGGTCATAGGAATCAGAAGAAGAGTTTTTCACAAATTGAAAACCAGGAAGAATCTTCAGAGGATCTTTGGTGTCCTGGCCCTGATAGTATGCTAATCTGAATGGACTGAGGTCTACTTTAATGACAAGGGAAGGGTGGTTCTCAACAGAGCAGTTCCTGTACCACACTATGTGTACTCCAGTTGATAATTTACAATCACAGTAGAGAGTGATGTTGTCTCCTCGTCTGACTGTCACTGATCCAGAGATCCATTCATGACTGCAGGATGCAACTCCtggaaaacagagaaaatggTAAAAGCAGCTGAAAATGTGCTCCGTGTTGGATGGTTTCACATTACAGCAGGGGCAGATTTCTgctcaacacaacaacaatgagagcgtcataaaaaacaaataagactCACCTAAGAGAGCCACTAGAAAAGTGTGCAGCACGTCCATAAGTGATGATGATCGGAAGTTAAAAGACAGCGAGACAGATTTCACCCAAAGACGTCATGCCCTTTAATGACAAACAATGTTCAATGTGATTGGCCAGTCAAGTGGAAAACTCTCTTCTGTGGGTTTTTTCTATTGGTTCAAAGATGTTCGTGGTATTCTGCGCTTTTATGCTTCCCGTACATGATTAgttgataaaaacaaaataagtaaAGCCCCACTGAGGGGTTGGCATTACACAGCCTTATATTTCATGCACCGTTACCTTTGTATAGTAGTACCTCAAAGTATGCTGAGGGCTTTTATGGACATGAAGGACAAGACGTTTACATTCAAAAATAAGGTTTCGGAAACAGTGAGCTATATTTACAGTTCCCACAAGTTGCCATGTTGGGCAATTTACTTtatcattcaattattattactttatcattcaattattattgCTTTATTCATGCTTTTTTGAAGCATTTCTTTTTAGAATAAAATGGTCAAAAGCGTCAAAATGTCTGGTCTCCGACCCCCAAAAAGTTCTACAGAAGACACCTTTAGTAACAAGTAGGTCGTCTTTGGCTGCATGTTTGGAATAGATGATAAACACAGATAAGcttgtatttaaaatgtatctggAAGTTATAT is part of the Pungitius pungitius chromosome 9, fPunPun2.1, whole genome shotgun sequence genome and harbors:
- the LOC119218613 gene encoding uncharacterized protein LOC119218613 isoform X4, whose protein sequence is MDVLHTFLVALLGVASCSHEWISGSVTVRRGDNITLYCDCKLSTGVHIVWYRNCSVENHPSLVIKVDLSPFRLAYYQGQDTKDPLKILPGFQFVKNSSSDSYDLLIMNITDSDEGLYYCGTEQRSVKEKERIGSETVYRNGNVTTRISISPDSSELVLFSLCPAIAVVSSLFSSLLSSLLVYHLCQKKAPQPDQQTPQRRQHGDEDVCYAALEIQQTSHRPQKKKIQSYDLSTYSLCTYVCVVRTQHGATF